A single region of the Betta splendens chromosome 12, fBetSpl5.4, whole genome shotgun sequence genome encodes:
- the cldn23.1 gene encoding claudin 23a: protein MPGRSSQEWVRLSLRTPGILIFGMVLAPCGWILDLTATVAPNWRTLSNLANSPPSQYLEQGVWDICLADTTTTSPTCGQTNNTYLSNTYVKVGQGCSVASLILTIVGLIVAVPGVRCWRDRPNWVVAGLGGILIFCSGVLMIAAVGVYTFWLIDRRADNPSGTLAAGYSIYLGFIGGILEVLGGFVMAIGICRCCGGKNRGEKRVEEVRAQFNQPRPQPKPQYAPRSTRPASSISSSVPYSRDELDDDVSFPRAKSPAARSANTPRGARPYDADL from the coding sequence ATGCCGGGGCGCTCATCTCAGGAGTGGGTCCGTCTGTCGCTGCGGACCCCGGGCATCCTGATCTTCGGGATGGTCCTGGCTCCCTGCGGCTGGATCCTGGACCTGACCGCCACAGTGGCCCCGAACTGGAGAACCCTCAGCAACCTCGCCAACTCTCCCCCCAGCCAGTACCTGGAGCAGGGCGTCTGGGACATCTGCCTCGCCGACACGACCACCACGTCGCCAACCTGCGGCCAGACCAACAACACGTACCTTTCCAACACCTACGTCAAAGTGGGCCAAGGCTGTTCGGTGGCCTCGCTCATCCTCACCATCGTCGGGCTGATAGTGGCGGTCCCGGGCGTGCGCTGCTGGAGAGACCGGCCCAACTGGGTCGTGGCCGGTTTGGGCGGAATCTTGATCTTCTGCTCGGGCGTCCTGATGATCGCGGCCGTCGGCGTCTACACCTTCTGGCTGATCGATAGGCGTGCGGACAATCCGAGCGGAACTCTGGCCGCTGGCTACAGCATCTACCTGGGTTTCATCGGCGGGATTCTGGAAGTGCTGGGCGGCTTCGTCATGGCCATCGGGATTTGCCGGTGCTGCGGGGGGAAGAACCGCGGGGAGAAGCGCGTGGAGGAGGTGCGCGCGCAGTTCAACCAGCCGAGGCCGCAGCCCAAGCCCCAGTACGCGCCGAGGTCGACCCGGCCGgcgagcagcatcagcagcagcgtccCGTACAGCAGAGACGAGCTGGACGACGACGTGTCCTTCCCACGGGCCAAGAGCCCCGCCGCGCGCTCAGCGAACACGCCCCGCGGCGCCAGACCCTACGACGCCGACCTATGA